In the genome of Hydractinia symbiolongicarpus strain clone_291-10 chromosome 5, HSymV2.1, whole genome shotgun sequence, one region contains:
- the LOC130644654 gene encoding cytosolic purine 5'-nucleotidase-like isoform X2 encodes MKRMRSMMTQESADGVKDHREIPERVFVNRSLNLENVKFFGFDMDYTLAVYKSPEYESLAFGLVVEKLIQQGYPAELKSFKYDPSFPIRGLMFDRLYGNLLKIDTYGNILSCIHGLDFIRGEKLRQLYPNKFVQMDKQRFAIYNTLFSLPEIYLLACVVHLFDKQMPEFKTQKDGVVNGDVFLSYKSMCQDVRYCTDWVHAYGTLKSRTIADRDKYIAKDPRIPRLLYRMRKAGKKTFLLTNSDYKYTRDVMTYLCDCGEGPEEGVDPPNWKDLFDLIAVDARKPLFFGEGTALRQVDEETGQLRIGRYTGKHERGLIYSGGNSEVFSDLIGAEGKDILFVGDHIFGDILKSKKQQGWRTYLVVPELAQELDVWTLKQDKFDRLHSLEIKLADTYKDLDSKNTDKIDITQIRKDIQEVVHDMEMCYGKLGSLFRSGSRQTFFASQSLRYADLYAASCVNLLYYPFSYLFRAPSQLMPHESTVQHEKSSKEYGPIENARRSVSLSNDYTLNTPFTEDHECDHEKS; translated from the exons ATGAAGCGAATGCGCAGCATGATGACACAAGAGAGTGCTGATGGAGTTAAAGATCATAGAGAAATCCCGGAGAG AGTGTTTGTCAACAGAAGTCTTAACTTGGAAAATGTCAAGTTTTTTGGATTTGATATGGATTATACTTTGGCAG TATATAAGTCACCCGAGTATGAAAGCTTAGCGTTTGGTTTGGTGGTAGAAAAATTGATCCAACAGGGTTATCCTGCG GAATTGAAAAGTTTCAAGTATGACCCATCGTTTCCAATAAG AGGCTTGATGTTTGATCGGTTATATGGAAATTTATTAAAG ATTGATACATATGGAAATATTCTATCCTGTATTCACGGTCTAGACTTCATCAGAGG AGAGAAACTACGACAACTCTATCCAAATAAGTTTGTCCAG ATGGACAAACAAAGATTTGCAATTTACAATACATTGTTCAGCCTCCCAGAGATCTACCTGTTAGCTTGTGTGGTACATTTGTTTGATAAACAGATGCCTGAATTTAAAAC tcaGAAGGATGGAGTGGTAAACGGTGAtgtttttctttcatacaaAAGTATGTGCCAAGATGTGAGATATTGTACAGACTGGGTACATGCATAC GGAACATTAAAGAGTCGAACTATCGCCGACCGAGATAAATACATAGCTAAAGAT CCTCGCATACCCAGACTGTTATATAG AATGAGAAAGGCAGGCAAGAAAACGTTTTTACTAACAAATAGTGACTACAAATATACTAGG gatgTTATGACCTACTTGTGTGATTGTGGAGAAGGGCCTGAG gaagGTGTTGATCCTCCAAACTGGAAAGACTTATTTGATTTAATAGCTGTGGACGCAAGGAAACCGCTCTTTTTTGGCGAAG GTACCGCTCTGCGACAGGTCGACGAG GAGACAGGACAGCTGCGCATTGGACGATACACTGGTAAacatgagagaggtttaatatATTCTGGAG GAAATTCTGAAGTTTTTTCTGATTTGATTGGAGCAGAAGGAAAG GATATTCTATTCGTGGGCGATCACATATTTGGAGATATTTTAAAATCGAAGAAACAACAAGGCTGGAG AACCTACTTAGTAGTACCCGAATTGGCACAAGAACTCGATGTATGGACTTTAAAACAAG ACAAATTTGATCGCTTGCATTCACTTGAAATTAAACTGGCAGATACATACAA GGATTTGGACTCAAAGAACACAGATAAGATCGATATTACGCAGATACGCAAAGATATTCAG GAAGTTGTACACGATATGGAAATGTGCTATGGAAAGTTGGGAAGTCTTTTCAGAAGTG GTTCCAGGCAGACGTTCTTTGCTAGTCAAAGTTTACGGTATGCCGATTTATATGCTGCATCATGCGTCAACTTATTATATTATCCATTCAGTTATCTCTTCAGAGCTCCTTCGCAACTT ATGCCTCACGAATCTACTGTTCAGCATGAGAAATCTAGTAAAGAATATGGACCAATCGAAAACGCCCGTCGTTCGGTGTCGTTGTCTAATGACTATACTCTCAACACACCCTTCACAGAAGATCATGAATGTGATCACGAAAAATCATAA
- the LOC130644654 gene encoding cytosolic purine 5'-nucleotidase-like isoform X1: MTSTPELKVNGVHTIEDGVISHRYKRDAYHRVFVNRSLNLENVKFFGFDMDYTLAVYKSPEYESLAFGLVVEKLIQQGYPAELKSFKYDPSFPIRGLMFDRLYGNLLKIDTYGNILSCIHGLDFIRGEKLRQLYPNKFVQMDKQRFAIYNTLFSLPEIYLLACVVHLFDKQMPEFKTQKDGVVNGDVFLSYKSMCQDVRYCTDWVHAYGTLKSRTIADRDKYIAKDPRIPRLLYRMRKAGKKTFLLTNSDYKYTRDVMTYLCDCGEGPEEGVDPPNWKDLFDLIAVDARKPLFFGEGTALRQVDEETGQLRIGRYTGKHERGLIYSGGNSEVFSDLIGAEGKDILFVGDHIFGDILKSKKQQGWRTYLVVPELAQELDVWTLKQDKFDRLHSLEIKLADTYKDLDSKNTDKIDITQIRKDIQEVVHDMEMCYGKLGSLFRSGSRQTFFASQSLRYADLYAASCVNLLYYPFSYLFRAPSQLMPHESTVQHEKSSKEYGPIENARRSVSLSNDYTLNTPFTEDHECDHEKS; encoded by the exons ATGACAAGTACACCTGAATTAAAAGTAAATGGTGTTCATACAATCGAGGATGGTGTAATAAGCCATCGATATAAACGGGATGCATATCACAG AGTGTTTGTCAACAGAAGTCTTAACTTGGAAAATGTCAAGTTTTTTGGATTTGATATGGATTATACTTTGGCAG TATATAAGTCACCCGAGTATGAAAGCTTAGCGTTTGGTTTGGTGGTAGAAAAATTGATCCAACAGGGTTATCCTGCG GAATTGAAAAGTTTCAAGTATGACCCATCGTTTCCAATAAG AGGCTTGATGTTTGATCGGTTATATGGAAATTTATTAAAG ATTGATACATATGGAAATATTCTATCCTGTATTCACGGTCTAGACTTCATCAGAGG AGAGAAACTACGACAACTCTATCCAAATAAGTTTGTCCAG ATGGACAAACAAAGATTTGCAATTTACAATACATTGTTCAGCCTCCCAGAGATCTACCTGTTAGCTTGTGTGGTACATTTGTTTGATAAACAGATGCCTGAATTTAAAAC tcaGAAGGATGGAGTGGTAAACGGTGAtgtttttctttcatacaaAAGTATGTGCCAAGATGTGAGATATTGTACAGACTGGGTACATGCATAC GGAACATTAAAGAGTCGAACTATCGCCGACCGAGATAAATACATAGCTAAAGAT CCTCGCATACCCAGACTGTTATATAG AATGAGAAAGGCAGGCAAGAAAACGTTTTTACTAACAAATAGTGACTACAAATATACTAGG gatgTTATGACCTACTTGTGTGATTGTGGAGAAGGGCCTGAG gaagGTGTTGATCCTCCAAACTGGAAAGACTTATTTGATTTAATAGCTGTGGACGCAAGGAAACCGCTCTTTTTTGGCGAAG GTACCGCTCTGCGACAGGTCGACGAG GAGACAGGACAGCTGCGCATTGGACGATACACTGGTAAacatgagagaggtttaatatATTCTGGAG GAAATTCTGAAGTTTTTTCTGATTTGATTGGAGCAGAAGGAAAG GATATTCTATTCGTGGGCGATCACATATTTGGAGATATTTTAAAATCGAAGAAACAACAAGGCTGGAG AACCTACTTAGTAGTACCCGAATTGGCACAAGAACTCGATGTATGGACTTTAAAACAAG ACAAATTTGATCGCTTGCATTCACTTGAAATTAAACTGGCAGATACATACAA GGATTTGGACTCAAAGAACACAGATAAGATCGATATTACGCAGATACGCAAAGATATTCAG GAAGTTGTACACGATATGGAAATGTGCTATGGAAAGTTGGGAAGTCTTTTCAGAAGTG GTTCCAGGCAGACGTTCTTTGCTAGTCAAAGTTTACGGTATGCCGATTTATATGCTGCATCATGCGTCAACTTATTATATTATCCATTCAGTTATCTCTTCAGAGCTCCTTCGCAACTT ATGCCTCACGAATCTACTGTTCAGCATGAGAAATCTAGTAAAGAATATGGACCAATCGAAAACGCCCGTCGTTCGGTGTCGTTGTCTAATGACTATACTCTCAACACACCCTTCACAGAAGATCATGAATGTGATCACGAAAAATCATAA